A portion of the Pan troglodytes isolate AG18354 chromosome 10, NHGRI_mPanTro3-v2.0_pri, whole genome shotgun sequence genome contains these proteins:
- the CREBL2 gene encoding cAMP-responsive element-binding protein-like 2 isoform X2, which produces MDDSKVVGGKVKKPGKRGRKPAKIDLKAKLERSRQSARECRARKKLRYQYLEELVSSRERAICALREELEMYKQWCMAMDQGKIPSEIKALLTGEEQNKSQQNSSRHTKAGKTDANSNSW; this is translated from the exons GTGGTTGGAGGCAAAGTAAAGAAGCCCGGTAAACGTGGTCGGAAGCCAGCCAAAATTGACTTGAAAGCAAAACTTGAGAGGAGCCGGCAGAGTGCAAGAGAATGCCGAGCCCGAAAAAAGCTGAGATATCAGTATTTGGAAGAGTTGGTATCCAGTCGAGAAAGAGCTATATGTGCCCTCAGAGAGGAACTGGAAATG TACAAGCAGTGGTGCATGGCAATGGACCAAGGAAAAATCCCTTCTGAAATAAAGGCCCTACTCACTGGAGAAGAGCAGAACAAATCTCAGCAGAACTCAAGCAGGCATACCAAGGCTGGGAAGACAGACGCTAATAGCAATTCCT ggTGA
- the CREBL2 gene encoding cAMP-responsive element-binding protein-like 2 isoform X1: MMVPLCSSLGNRVVGGKVKKPGKRGRKPAKIDLKAKLERSRQSARECRARKKLRYQYLEELVSSRERAICALREELEMYKQWCMAMDQGKIPSEIKALLTGEEQNKSQQNSSRHTKAGKTDANSNSW, translated from the exons atgatggtgccactgtgctccagcctgggtaacaga GTGGTTGGAGGCAAAGTAAAGAAGCCCGGTAAACGTGGTCGGAAGCCAGCCAAAATTGACTTGAAAGCAAAACTTGAGAGGAGCCGGCAGAGTGCAAGAGAATGCCGAGCCCGAAAAAAGCTGAGATATCAGTATTTGGAAGAGTTGGTATCCAGTCGAGAAAGAGCTATATGTGCCCTCAGAGAGGAACTGGAAATG TACAAGCAGTGGTGCATGGCAATGGACCAAGGAAAAATCCCTTCTGAAATAAAGGCCCTACTCACTGGAGAAGAGCAGAACAAATCTCAGCAGAACTCAAGCAGGCATACCAAGGCTGGGAAGACAGACGCTAATAGCAATTCCT ggTGA